In a genomic window of Piliocolobus tephrosceles isolate RC106 chromosome 1, ASM277652v3, whole genome shotgun sequence:
- the FAM43B gene encoding protein FAM43B yields the protein MLPWRRNKFVLVEDEAKCKAKSLSPGLTYTSLLSSFLRSCPDLLPDWPLERLGRVFRSRRQKVELNKEDPTYTVWYLGNAVTLHAKGDGCTDDAVGKIWARCGPGGGTKMKLTLGPHGIRMQPCERGAAGGSGGRRPAHAYLLPRITYCTADGRHPRVFAWVYRHQARHKAVVLRCHAVLLARAHKARALARLLRQTALAAFSDFKRLQRQSDARHVRQQHLRAGGAAASVPRAPLRRLLNAKCAYRPPPSERSRGAPRLSSIQEEDEEEEEDDAEEREGGAPQHERPEVLSLARELRTCSLRGVPAPPPPAQPRRWKAGPRERAGQAR from the coding sequence ATGCTGCCCTGGAGACGTAACAAATTCGTGCTGGTGGAGGACGAGGCCAAGTGCAAGGCGAAGAGCCTGAGTCCGGGGCTCACCTACACGTCGCTGCTCTCCAGCTTCCTGCGCTCCTGCCCGGACCTGCTGCCCGACTGGCCGCTGGAGCGCCTGGGCCGCGTGTTCCGCAGCCGGCGCCAGAAAGTGGAGCTCAACAAGGAAGACCCGACCTACACCGTGTGGTACCTGGGCAACGCCGTCACCCTGCACGCCAAGGGCGACGGCTGCACCGACGACGCCGTGGGCAAGATCTGGGCTCGCTGCGGGCCGGGCGGGGGCACCAAGATGAAGCTGACGCTGGGGCCGCACGGCATCCGCATGCAGCCCTGCGAGCGCGGCGCCGCCGGGGGTTCTGGGGGCCGCAGGCCGGCGCACGCCTACCTGCTGCCGCGCATCACCTACTGCACGGCGGACGGGCGCCACCCGCGCGTCTTCGCCTGGGTCTACCGCCACCAGGCGCGCCACAAGGCCGTGGTGCTCCGCTGCCACGCTGTGCTGCTGGCGCGGGCGCACAAGGCGCGCGCCCTGGCCCGCCTGCTACGCCAGACCGCGCTGGCGGCCTTCAGCGACTTCAAGCGCCTGCAGCGCCAGAGCGATGCGCGCCACGTGCGCCAGCAGCATCTCCGCGCGGGGGGCGCCGCCGCCTCGGTGCCCCGCGCCCCGCTGCGCCGCCTGCTCAATGCCAAGTGCGCCTACCGGCCGCCGCCGAGCGAGCGCAGCCGCGGGGCGCCGCGCCTCAGCAGCATCCAGGAGGAGgacgaagaggaggaggaggacgacgCGGAGGAGCGAGAGGGAGGAGCCCCCCAGCACGAGCGGCCGGAGGTGCTCAGCCTGGCCCGGGAGCTGAGGACGTGCAGCCTGCGGGGCGTCCCGGCGCCCCCACCGCCCGCTCAGCCCCGCCGTTGGAAGGCTGGCCCCAGGGAGCGGGCGGGCCAGGCGCGCTGA